The proteins below are encoded in one region of Fibrella aestuarina BUZ 2:
- a CDS encoding curli production assembly/transport component CsgF, translating into MTKRLLLTMTLLGLLTVGAKAQAFVYHPYNPAFGGNTFNYQWMLSSAQAQDKTKDPAQRSSSSLTNRTSTSSLDDFSTSLQRQILNRLSQKVIGNQFSEDTLKEGTYQFGDFQVTITNATDGVLIRIVDGKGGETTVTIPYF; encoded by the coding sequence ATGACTAAACGATTACTCTTAACAATGACCCTGCTGGGGCTGCTTACCGTAGGGGCCAAAGCGCAGGCCTTTGTGTATCACCCCTACAACCCCGCGTTTGGTGGCAATACGTTCAACTATCAGTGGATGCTGAGTTCGGCGCAGGCGCAGGACAAAACCAAAGACCCCGCCCAGCGCAGCTCATCGAGCCTGACCAACCGCACCAGCACCTCGTCGCTCGACGATTTCTCGACTAGTTTGCAGCGCCAGATCCTGAACCGACTCAGCCAGAAAGTCATTGGCAATCAGTTTTCAGAAGATACCCTGAAGGAAGGCACCTACCAGTTTGGGGATTTTCAGGTGACCATCACCAACGCTACCGATGGCGTGCTGATCCGCATTGTGGATGGCAAAGGCGGCGAAACTACCGTAACGATTCCGTACTTCTGA
- a CDS encoding beta strand repeat-containing protein gives MKKIVLTGSALLAFVGAAWAQNSATLNQSGTYQTAVQQQSGNNQVSTINQNQGAGVNTGNWAGTFQTGTVTNTATINQRTGSQGNRAAVGMVGGSGNVGTINQNGGALGLSGGTSTGIQAGMTNAVGDGNFAGVLQAGNTNTGTVSQNNLSQKNQGEVWQNGDNNTNTSITQSNNSVSNEALILQGFTSAGGVGTASNGNQASITQQGNSAAAGSSFNEAAIRQTGNSNQSTIDQSATAAGGSSRLNQAGTDQSGNTNVATVQQLGGPTNDSETNAALINQTANGNQAAVQQNGGSNGSSSTNEAAITQANTGVGHQASISQNDNSRQNKATLDQQGDSQQATSVQNGGAQGSSGENTVTISQNGSGNLATSEQSNDSRQNQLSITQDGTSNSAMVMQNGGTLGASTTNEVTVEQTIGGNQAIVNQTNNSSANAATITQSGTGSLPGFTGSERGFAPTGNLATIDQSGGAQGASSNNTADINQLAGDHTASVSQGNNSQSNDAGISQSGSSQQATILQVGGTLGASAENSATITQIDATNQAFITQTNFSSNNSATIEQRGSGQQSEVNQSGGEIGSSADNQVLVNQSGTNQINAIVQANYSQHNTATVTQSNDGNNSRVEQQNDATYNTATVTQSGVQGVANISQNNGLHYSQATILQSGLQNEAYILQERGGDGDASGTGNRATIDQLTSGMLNYASIRQGDQLGGGIYNDNTATITQRGDNNTTRIWQLGSGNTFTATQTGSNNEVRGLAGSIYGEDNVAKQIGNNNSLTIIQTNAPGTGGYIQNIEQVGNNNVNVIIQTNN, from the coding sequence ATGAAGAAAATTGTACTTACCGGCAGCGCTCTGCTGGCGTTTGTGGGGGCGGCCTGGGCCCAGAACTCAGCCACCCTCAACCAGAGCGGCACCTACCAGACAGCCGTCCAGCAGCAGAGCGGCAACAACCAGGTGTCGACCATCAACCAGAACCAGGGGGCCGGGGTGAACACGGGCAACTGGGCGGGCACTTTCCAGACGGGGACGGTGACTAACACGGCCACCATCAACCAGCGGACGGGCTCGCAGGGCAACCGGGCTGCAGTCGGCATGGTGGGCGGCTCGGGCAACGTGGGCACCATCAACCAGAACGGGGGGGCGCTGGGCCTTAGCGGCGGAACAAGCACGGGCATTCAGGCGGGCATGACCAACGCCGTGGGTGACGGCAACTTCGCTGGTGTGCTGCAAGCCGGTAACACCAACACAGGTACGGTTAGCCAAAACAACCTCAGTCAGAAAAACCAGGGTGAAGTCTGGCAGAATGGGGATAACAATACTAACACCAGCATTACCCAAAGTAATAACTCAGTTAGTAATGAGGCCCTCATCTTGCAGGGATTCACGTCGGCCGGTGGGGTTGGAACAGCCAGTAACGGTAATCAGGCCTCGATTACGCAGCAGGGTAATTCGGCGGCGGCCGGCAGTTCGTTCAACGAAGCCGCTATTCGGCAGACAGGTAATAGTAACCAAAGCACCATCGATCAGAGCGCGACGGCAGCAGGCGGGAGCAGCCGGTTGAACCAGGCCGGAACCGATCAGTCAGGCAACACCAACGTGGCTACGGTCCAGCAGTTAGGCGGTCCCACCAACGACTCGGAAACCAACGCTGCCTTAATCAATCAGACAGCTAATGGGAACCAGGCTGCTGTGCAGCAGAACGGTGGTAGTAATGGAAGCAGTTCAACCAACGAGGCGGCCATAACCCAAGCCAATACAGGTGTAGGCCATCAGGCCTCTATTTCCCAGAACGACAACAGCCGCCAGAACAAAGCCACTCTCGATCAGCAAGGTGATAGCCAACAGGCTACCAGCGTGCAGAACGGAGGCGCTCAGGGTAGCAGCGGCGAAAATACGGTGACGATCAGCCAGAATGGCTCAGGGAACTTGGCAACTAGTGAGCAGAGCAATGACAGCCGCCAGAACCAGTTATCGATTACGCAGGATGGAACGTCCAATAGTGCTATGGTCATGCAGAATGGCGGTACGCTAGGAGCCAGCACAACCAACGAGGTTACGGTTGAACAGACTATCGGCGGCAATCAGGCGATTGTCAATCAAACTAATAATAGCTCAGCCAACGCGGCTACCATTACACAGAGCGGCACAGGTAGCCTTCCTGGGTTTACCGGTAGTGAACGTGGGTTTGCACCGACCGGTAATCTGGCCACTATCGATCAGTCTGGCGGCGCACAAGGCGCCAGTAGTAACAATACAGCCGATATAAATCAGTTAGCCGGCGACCACACGGCGTCGGTCAGCCAGGGTAACAACAGCCAGAGTAACGACGCCGGTATCAGCCAGAGCGGTTCGTCTCAACAGGCAACTATTTTACAGGTTGGCGGTACGCTTGGTGCCAGTGCTGAGAATTCGGCCACCATCACCCAAATAGACGCCACTAACCAGGCCTTCATCACGCAGACGAATTTTAGCAGCAACAACAGCGCGACCATTGAGCAGCGTGGCTCGGGGCAGCAAAGTGAGGTGAACCAGTCGGGTGGTGAAATCGGCAGCAGCGCCGACAACCAAGTGTTGGTCAACCAATCGGGCACAAACCAGATCAACGCCATCGTTCAGGCTAATTACAGTCAGCATAACACGGCTACCGTTACGCAATCGAATGACGGGAACAATAGCCGGGTCGAGCAGCAAAATGACGCCACCTACAACACAGCGACAGTTACGCAAAGCGGTGTTCAGGGAGTCGCCAACATCAGCCAGAACAACGGGCTGCACTATTCACAGGCCACCATTCTACAAAGCGGGCTGCAAAACGAAGCCTACATCCTGCAAGAGCGGGGTGGCGACGGAGATGCCAGTGGTACGGGGAATCGGGCGACCATCGACCAACTTACCTCAGGTATGCTGAACTATGCCTCGATCCGGCAGGGTGACCAGTTGGGCGGCGGGATTTACAATGACAATACGGCCACGATCACGCAACGCGGCGACAACAATACCACCCGAATCTGGCAGCTCGGAAGCGGAAATACGTTCACGGCCACGCAGACCGGCAGCAACAACGAAGTTCGGGGGCTGGCCGGTAGTATCTATGGCGAGGATAACGTAGCCAAACAGATTGGTAACAATAACTCGCTGACCATTATTCAAACGAATGCACCGGGTACAGGTGGCTACATTCAGAATATCGAGCAGGTGGGCAACAACAACGTCAACGTGATCATTCAAACCAATAACTGA
- a CDS encoding DUF2237 family protein, whose product MPKNVLGGPLTCCCTRPLTGFYRDGFCRTDDQDEGRHVVCAIMTEAFLDFTRSRGNDLTTPRPAFQFPGLKPGDRWCLCALRWREAHDAGVAPPVLLSCTHERALQYIHLDALRKLAFEE is encoded by the coding sequence ATGCCTAAAAATGTACTGGGTGGTCCCCTTACCTGCTGCTGTACCCGCCCACTCACGGGATTTTACCGCGATGGTTTCTGTCGTACCGACGATCAGGACGAAGGGCGCCATGTCGTCTGCGCCATCATGACCGAGGCTTTTCTGGACTTTACCCGGTCGCGGGGCAATGACCTGACCACGCCCCGGCCCGCCTTTCAGTTTCCGGGCCTTAAACCCGGCGACCGCTGGTGCCTGTGTGCGCTCCGTTGGCGCGAAGCCCACGACGCTGGTGTGGCACCGCCCGTGCTCCTGTCCTGCACGCATGAGCGTGCTTTGCAATATATCCATCTGGATGCACTACGGAAGTTGGCGTTTGAGGAATAA
- a CDS encoding ABC transporter permease: protein MFRHYLTIALRNLRKNRTFAIINAAGLGLGIAAFGIIWEYVAFERSVDQFHTNLPRLYRVLLQEKTGPTSEFSPGGFTVDAQAALPDIERTCRVVTGAASGIVSVQQPRAGTPSVFRESNAAMVDGSFFQLFSFPVLSGNPASLGQPNVVFLSESTARNYFGTASALGQTITLSSQFGKLLFTVGGVYTDMPDNSDIRYDLLYSLQTLANPANRNGNDWADPTAYNANFLQAVVLLKPNTNPEALEKKLNDFYHSKKPDDDAVTVRLQSSAYVHLGRSLNDPLTTIGSLGFVYLLSALALLIMLIAWLNYVNLSTTTALTRAKEVGVRKVVGATQGQLAAQLLAESLLINALGLGLGMLLLSLVQPLFNQFIGKQLSLGTLLLGRQGDVGLWFWGLAALLSGALVSGGYVAFALTRLRPVDMMRGNGHTPGRSAWLRQSLVVVQFGIAVALIVVTLVMFQQVRFLQQRPLGLTLDRLLTIRGPEVGKEQPDFKARRTAFQQQVAQLAFVEAWSNTGSVPGNFYNFNSSGITRQNPRPDDGKKTYNVIFADDHFLPTFGINLLAGQNFTPTHLAADYEKGSPTLINEKAALDLGFASAKAAVGQLLVWGDNTYEVVGVVGNYRHQSPKTPIDPLILFPRAYNNYLTVRLAAGNVPEQLSQLERLYKASFPGNPFDYFFVPERYNEQYQTEQQYSQLFSLAAGLAIFIACLGLFGLAAFTAQRRTKEIGVRKVLGASEAGIVAMLSKEFMQLVGVAFLIATPVAWWIMERWLQGFAEKTPLHWWLFAGAGALAALVALLTVSYQTLRAARANPVVSLRAD from the coding sequence ATGTTCCGCCATTACCTAACCATCGCTCTACGTAACCTGCGCAAGAACCGCACCTTCGCAATCATCAACGCGGCGGGGCTGGGCCTGGGCATCGCTGCCTTCGGGATTATCTGGGAATATGTTGCTTTTGAGCGCAGTGTCGATCAGTTTCACACCAACCTGCCCCGCCTCTATCGGGTGCTGCTCCAGGAAAAAACCGGCCCAACGTCGGAGTTTAGCCCCGGCGGGTTTACGGTTGATGCACAGGCGGCTTTACCCGATATTGAACGTACCTGTCGGGTGGTTACGGGGGCGGCCAGCGGTATCGTAAGCGTTCAACAGCCTCGCGCTGGCACCCCCAGTGTTTTTCGGGAAAGCAACGCGGCGATGGTCGACGGCAGCTTTTTTCAGCTGTTCTCATTCCCGGTCCTGAGTGGCAACCCGGCTAGCCTCGGCCAGCCCAACGTAGTGTTTTTGTCGGAAAGCACCGCCCGTAACTACTTCGGTACCGCTTCGGCGCTGGGTCAGACCATCACATTGAGCAGCCAGTTTGGCAAATTGCTGTTTACGGTCGGGGGCGTTTATACCGATATGCCCGACAACTCCGATATCCGCTACGACCTGCTTTATTCGTTGCAGACGCTGGCCAACCCCGCTAACCGAAACGGCAACGACTGGGCCGACCCCACGGCCTACAACGCCAATTTCTTGCAGGCGGTGGTGCTGCTCAAACCCAACACCAACCCGGAAGCGCTGGAGAAAAAGCTGAACGACTTTTACCACAGCAAAAAGCCCGACGACGATGCCGTGACGGTGCGCCTGCAATCGTCGGCCTACGTACACCTCGGGCGCTCGCTCAACGACCCACTCACCACAATTGGCAGCCTTGGGTTTGTGTACTTACTGAGTGCGCTGGCGCTGTTAATCATGCTGATTGCGTGGCTCAACTACGTCAACTTAAGCACCACCACCGCCCTGACCCGCGCCAAAGAAGTGGGCGTCCGGAAAGTGGTGGGCGCCACGCAGGGCCAGCTGGCGGCGCAGTTACTGGCCGAATCCCTGCTGATCAATGCGCTGGGCCTGGGGCTGGGTATGCTGTTGCTATCGCTGGTGCAGCCGCTGTTCAACCAGTTTATTGGCAAACAGCTGAGCCTGGGTACGTTGCTGCTGGGGCGGCAAGGCGACGTAGGGCTTTGGTTCTGGGGGCTAGCCGCACTCCTGTCGGGCGCCCTGGTCAGCGGTGGGTACGTTGCCTTTGCGCTCACCCGACTTCGCCCGGTTGATATGATGCGCGGCAATGGCCACACACCGGGGCGTAGCGCCTGGCTGCGGCAGTCGTTGGTGGTGGTGCAGTTTGGCATTGCCGTTGCCTTGATCGTGGTTACGTTGGTGATGTTTCAGCAGGTACGTTTCCTGCAACAACGCCCACTGGGACTGACCCTCGACCGGTTGCTGACTATTCGCGGACCCGAGGTAGGCAAAGAGCAGCCCGACTTCAAGGCGCGCCGAACAGCCTTTCAGCAACAGGTGGCCCAGCTGGCCTTTGTGGAAGCCTGGAGCAATACGGGCAGTGTACCCGGCAACTTTTACAACTTCAACTCGTCGGGGATCACGCGGCAGAACCCTCGCCCCGATGATGGCAAGAAGACTTACAATGTAATTTTTGCGGATGACCATTTCCTGCCTACGTTCGGGATCAACCTACTGGCTGGGCAGAACTTCACCCCGACTCACCTGGCGGCCGACTATGAAAAAGGCAGCCCGACCCTGATCAATGAGAAAGCCGCGCTCGATCTTGGGTTTGCGTCGGCCAAGGCAGCGGTGGGGCAGTTGCTGGTCTGGGGCGACAATACTTATGAGGTTGTTGGCGTCGTGGGCAACTACCGGCACCAGTCGCCCAAAACGCCGATTGATCCATTGATCCTGTTTCCGAGGGCGTACAACAACTACCTAACGGTCAGGCTGGCGGCTGGCAACGTACCTGAGCAGCTGAGCCAGTTGGAGCGCCTTTACAAAGCGAGCTTTCCGGGCAACCCGTTCGATTATTTCTTCGTGCCAGAACGCTACAACGAACAATACCAGACCGAACAGCAATACAGCCAGCTATTCAGTCTGGCGGCGGGGCTGGCCATTTTTATCGCCTGTTTGGGGCTGTTTGGGCTGGCGGCGTTTACGGCCCAGCGCCGCACCAAGGAGATCGGCGTGCGGAAAGTGCTGGGGGCCAGTGAGGCCGGTATTGTGGCCATGCTCAGCAAAGAGTTTATGCAGTTGGTTGGCGTCGCGTTTCTCATAGCTACACCCGTGGCCTGGTGGATTATGGAGCGCTGGTTGCAGGGGTTTGCCGAAAAAACGCCCCTCCACTGGTGGCTATTCGCCGGAGCCGGGGCATTGGCCGCACTCGTCGCCCTGCTGACGGTTTCGTACCAGACCTTGCGGGCCGCCCGCGCCAACCCGGTAGTGAGCTTACGGGCCGATTGA
- a CDS encoding beta strand repeat-containing protein gives MKKVILTGSALLAFVGAAWAQNSATLNQSGTYQTAVQQQSGNNQVSTINQNQGAGVNTGNWAGTFQTGTVTNTATINQRTGSQGNRAAVGMVGGSGNVGTINQNGGALGLSGGATPPPGAGFDQAVGDGNFGGILQLGNTNTGVIINQNNLSQRNTGEIYQNGDNNANTTISQSNNSVGNQSMILQGFTSRDVASQVSSNNQATVEQNGDGTLAGSSSGNRADVRQLGEQHVSTTQQNGGSGGSSIGNTVSVDQSGFGQTASVQQNGTANGSSTGNTATVVQSAFTNQATVEQNGRSEGNTASVTQQGSTGGEVPTLIGGGNTASVYQNGGVAGLSAGNQATVSQDGDQHTATVYQGDGTGGGTFSSEANTATVTQTGQTQTATIYQQPGADGSSALNTATITQSEVENTATISQNNASVSNNATILQSGSASGVANNASIKQNDLSLGQTALVTQAGTNLFANVEQNGITGGFTSSGNSATVTQTGDFHTVFAEQNAGGNGGSINNQITITQVGVTGAHNAEVSQSDASGFNQITVDQSGTSQQAFVNQSGVAFGIAAGSLGNQAVVTQSGTSNFADLYQTDAAQDGVITLTQSGNSNSAQLYQVAGVTSNTATVEQSGTTGIAAIQQIYGSDQANATILQSGTTNNAQIYQYQGTGNSVVIDQLTTGTNNYAEIYQGDDSFAPDGSDFNTTTVTQRGTFNTVRFDLIGDNNTATMSQTGRGNLIRGVAGTSPFSGYAGQYGNGNTLTITQVSDAAGPGQTASVYQAGNNNTTTITQTNN, from the coding sequence ATGAAAAAAGTTATCCTTACCGGCAGCGCTCTGCTGGCGTTTGTGGGGGCGGCCTGGGCCCAGAACTCAGCCACCCTCAACCAGAGCGGCACCTACCAGACAGCCGTCCAGCAGCAGAGCGGCAACAACCAGGTGTCGACCATCAACCAGAACCAGGGGGCCGGGGTGAACACGGGCAACTGGGCGGGCACTTTCCAGACGGGGACGGTGACTAACACGGCCACCATCAACCAGCGGACGGGCTCGCAGGGCAACCGGGCTGCAGTCGGCATGGTGGGCGGCTCGGGCAACGTGGGCACCATCAACCAGAACGGGGGGGCGCTGGGCCTCAGCGGCGGGGCTACCCCTCCACCGGGTGCCGGCTTCGATCAGGCCGTGGGGGATGGTAACTTCGGGGGTATCCTGCAGTTAGGTAACACCAACACGGGGGTAATCATCAACCAAAATAACCTCAGCCAGCGGAATACGGGAGAGATCTACCAGAACGGCGACAACAACGCCAACACCACCATCAGCCAGAGCAATAACTCGGTGGGCAACCAAAGTATGATTCTACAGGGCTTCACCAGCCGGGACGTAGCGAGTCAGGTTAGCAGCAACAACCAGGCGACGGTGGAGCAGAACGGAGACGGGACGCTGGCAGGCAGCAGCAGCGGCAACCGGGCCGACGTTCGTCAGTTGGGAGAGCAGCATGTGAGTACCACTCAGCAAAATGGGGGCAGCGGTGGCAGCAGCATCGGTAACACGGTGAGCGTGGACCAGTCGGGTTTTGGCCAGACAGCAAGCGTTCAGCAGAACGGGACGGCCAACGGCAGTTCGACGGGCAACACGGCGACGGTGGTACAGTCGGCGTTCACCAACCAGGCGACGGTGGAGCAGAACGGTCGTAGCGAGGGCAACACGGCGAGTGTGACCCAGCAGGGCTCGACGGGCGGCGAGGTGCCGACGCTGATTGGCGGGGGCAACACGGCGAGTGTGTACCAGAACGGCGGCGTAGCGGGTTTGAGTGCGGGCAACCAGGCCACGGTGAGCCAGGACGGCGATCAGCACACGGCCACCGTCTACCAGGGTGATGGTACCGGCGGCGGTACGTTCTCGTCGGAAGCTAATACGGCGACGGTAACCCAAACCGGCCAGACGCAAACGGCTACTATCTACCAGCAACCAGGGGCGGATGGATCGTCAGCCCTTAACACGGCTACGATTACGCAGTCAGAGGTGGAGAACACGGCAACCATCTCACAGAACAATGCCTCTGTGAGTAACAACGCTACTATCCTGCAATCGGGCAGCGCGTCGGGCGTAGCGAATAACGCATCGATCAAGCAGAATGACCTGAGCCTTGGCCAAACGGCGTTGGTTACGCAGGCGGGAACGAATCTGTTTGCCAACGTGGAGCAAAACGGGATCACGGGTGGCTTCACTAGCTCTGGCAACTCAGCAACGGTGACGCAGACAGGCGATTTCCACACGGTGTTTGCCGAACAAAATGCGGGTGGTAACGGCGGCAGCATTAACAACCAGATCACGATCACACAGGTGGGCGTGACTGGAGCGCACAACGCTGAAGTAAGCCAAAGCGATGCCAGCGGCTTCAACCAGATCACAGTCGACCAGTCAGGAACGAGCCAGCAGGCTTTCGTCAATCAATCGGGGGTAGCTTTTGGGATAGCAGCGGGTAGCTTGGGCAATCAGGCGGTTGTGACGCAGTCAGGTACGTCGAACTTCGCCGACCTGTACCAGACGGATGCTGCTCAGGATGGTGTGATTACCCTGACCCAATCGGGGAACAGCAACAGCGCTCAGCTCTATCAGGTAGCCGGCGTAACCAGCAACACGGCGACGGTCGAGCAGAGTGGTACAACTGGCATTGCGGCCATTCAGCAGATCTACGGATCGGATCAGGCCAACGCCACGATTCTGCAATCAGGAACGACCAACAACGCCCAGATCTACCAATACCAAGGTACCGGCAACTCGGTCGTGATTGACCAACTGACGACCGGAACAAACAACTACGCCGAAATCTATCAGGGTGATGATAGTTTCGCTCCGGATGGATCGGATTTCAACACGACGACGGTCACGCAACGCGGCACGTTCAATACAGTCCGGTTCGATTTGATCGGTGATAATAACACAGCTACCATGTCGCAAACGGGCCGGGGTAACCTGATCCGTGGCGTCGCAGGTACGTCGCCATTTAGCGGTTACGCTGGTCAGTATGGCAACGGCAATACGCTGACCATTACGCAGGTGAGCGATGCGGCTGGCCCTGGTCAGACGGCCAGCGTTTATCAGGCTGGTAACAACAACACGACGACGATCACGCAGACCAATAATTAG
- a CDS encoding CsgG/HfaB family protein, with the protein MKLNYRVLASPLAVGTLLWLATGCTAYFHQPTGPRQARLGEETAITANLRSLPPARDKIVAAVYKFRDQTGQYKQSDVGTSFSTAISQGTTNILLKALEESNWFTPIERENVANLLNERKIVRSSVAQYKEGENLPPLLFAGIILEGGIVSYDANIITGGGGLRYFSAGGSTQYRQDRVTVYLRAVATRSGKILKTVYTSKTILSQTIDAGLFRYVSFKRLLEAETGFTTTEPGQMAVTEAIEKAVYSLIVEGIQDGLWAVSEKATAQTKPLLDGYAKEKTEMSQINVYGMNMMQQPATRFSVQPYAVAQRFYGDFAQRSLQPGYGLSVEGYITPGVGIQLNAGTGQLSINDVNQTFSSLNASVLFRTLPYQKFSPLLAVGGGIMGQQSIGRLFGNQTRRFAEVTGGVGVQYTANRYIGVRSMLEAHMPFSDELDGRKAGAYNDYYLRGTLGVTVNFGRFGRAKTVTATPITAPTPPPTPTQTK; encoded by the coding sequence ATGAAACTGAATTACCGGGTACTGGCCAGTCCACTGGCCGTTGGTACGCTGCTGTGGCTAGCAACCGGCTGCACGGCCTACTTTCATCAACCTACCGGCCCGCGGCAAGCGCGGCTCGGCGAAGAAACGGCCATTACGGCCAACCTGCGCAGTCTGCCACCCGCCCGCGACAAAATTGTGGCGGCGGTCTACAAATTCCGCGATCAGACGGGGCAATACAAGCAAAGCGACGTAGGGACAAGCTTCTCGACCGCCATTTCGCAGGGTACGACCAACATTCTGTTGAAAGCGCTGGAGGAGAGCAACTGGTTTACGCCCATCGAGCGCGAAAACGTGGCCAACCTGCTCAACGAGCGCAAGATTGTGCGGTCGAGTGTGGCGCAGTATAAGGAAGGGGAAAACCTGCCGCCGCTGCTGTTTGCCGGGATTATCCTGGAAGGCGGTATCGTAAGCTACGACGCCAACATCATCACGGGTGGTGGCGGCCTGCGCTACTTCTCGGCCGGTGGCTCCACGCAATACCGGCAAGACCGCGTGACGGTGTACCTGCGGGCGGTGGCGACGCGCTCCGGCAAGATTCTGAAAACGGTGTATACCTCAAAAACGATTCTGTCGCAGACGATCGACGCGGGCCTGTTCAGGTACGTTAGCTTCAAACGGCTGCTGGAAGCCGAAACAGGGTTCACGACCACCGAACCAGGCCAAATGGCCGTTACGGAGGCCATCGAAAAAGCCGTGTATTCGCTTATCGTGGAAGGCATTCAGGATGGGTTGTGGGCGGTATCGGAGAAGGCAACGGCCCAGACCAAGCCCCTGCTCGATGGCTACGCGAAAGAGAAAACCGAGATGAGCCAGATCAACGTGTACGGGATGAACATGATGCAACAACCCGCCACGCGTTTCTCGGTGCAGCCCTATGCCGTAGCACAACGATTCTACGGCGATTTTGCCCAGCGTAGCCTGCAACCCGGCTATGGCCTGTCGGTAGAAGGCTACATCACGCCCGGTGTCGGCATTCAGCTAAACGCCGGAACGGGGCAGCTGAGCATCAACGATGTTAATCAGACATTCAGCAGCCTGAATGCCAGCGTGCTGTTCCGAACGCTGCCCTATCAGAAGTTCTCGCCGTTGCTGGCTGTTGGGGGCGGCATCATGGGGCAACAGTCCATCGGGCGGTTATTTGGCAACCAGACTCGCCGCTTTGCCGAAGTAACGGGCGGGGTTGGTGTGCAGTATACGGCAAACCGCTACATCGGCGTGCGGTCGATGCTGGAAGCGCATATGCCGTTCAGCGATGAACTCGACGGCCGCAAGGCGGGCGCTTACAACGATTATTACCTGCGGGGTACGTTGGGCGTTACGGTCAACTTCGGTCGATTCGGCCGCGCCAAAACGGTCACCGCCACCCCCATAACGGCTCCCACACCGCCGCCAACTCCCACTCAAACGAAATAG